The following are encoded in a window of Brockia lithotrophica genomic DNA:
- a CDS encoding [protein ADP-ribosylglutamate] hydrolase: MLTYPYRVGRVELLLVEGDITKVSADAIVNAANPEVEHGGGVAFAIGKAAAGCAKEYTKISQEELRRRYGEGRLAPGKVLVTPPMRLAEHGVRAVIHTVGPVCRGTWNDDHARALYAAFAAPLEEAERRGFASIAYPAVSAGIYGCPFERVVETFAAVVRDAGHRLASVGSVSLVLRERDKVKRAREILDREKA; this comes from the coding sequence ATGCTCACCTACCCCTACCGCGTCGGTCGCGTCGAACTTCTCCTCGTGGAGGGCGACATCACCAAGGTCTCCGCGGACGCCATCGTGAACGCCGCCAATCCGGAGGTCGAACACGGCGGCGGCGTCGCCTTTGCCATCGGCAAGGCGGCGGCCGGATGTGCCAAGGAATATACGAAGATCTCGCAAGAAGAGCTCCGGCGGCGCTACGGAGAGGGGCGACTCGCCCCGGGCAAGGTGCTCGTCACGCCGCCCATGCGGCTTGCGGAGCACGGCGTGCGCGCGGTAATCCACACGGTGGGCCCGGTCTGCCGGGGAACGTGGAACGACGACCACGCCCGTGCGCTGTACGCGGCCTTTGCCGCACCCCTCGAGGAAGCGGAGCGCCGGGGATTTGCCTCGATCGCCTATCCCGCCGTGAGCGCGGGGATCTACGGCTGTCCCTTTGAACGCGTGGTTGAAACCTTTGCCGCGGTCGTCCGCGATGCGGGACACCGCCTCGCGTCCGTGGGCAGCGTGTCGCTCGTCCTGCGCGAACGCGACAAGGTGAAACGGGCGCGGGAGATCCTCGATCGCGAAAAGGCGTGA
- a CDS encoding response regulator transcription factor — protein sequence MAPLKILLLEDDPPLRQAVAGLLEEAGYRVTCAEDVYEAEGYALSELFDLYLVDVVLPDVDGFTFLRRLRERGDQTPAIFLTARDQVEDRVRGLSVAGGDDYVVKPFSSEELLARIAAVLRRSGKVDPHGTLSVGPIRFDPAQGRVVVRGTPIELTPTEERLLLTFLRHPGEVLPRERLLASVWGDEGEVDERSLELYIHYLRRKLRPFGLERAIETVRGRGYRLLRWEEEDRPL from the coding sequence GTGGCTCCCTTGAAAATCCTCCTCCTCGAAGACGATCCTCCCCTCCGGCAGGCGGTGGCCGGGCTCCTCGAAGAGGCAGGATACCGGGTCACGTGCGCCGAGGACGTCTACGAGGCGGAAGGCTATGCCCTGAGCGAACTCTTCGACCTCTACCTCGTCGACGTCGTCCTCCCAGACGTCGACGGGTTTACCTTTCTTCGCCGGCTGCGCGAGCGGGGGGATCAGACGCCGGCGATCTTCCTTACGGCCCGCGACCAGGTGGAAGACCGCGTACGCGGCTTGAGCGTCGCCGGCGGCGACGACTACGTCGTGAAGCCCTTCTCCAGCGAAGAACTCCTCGCGCGCATCGCCGCCGTCCTCCGGCGCAGCGGGAAGGTCGACCCTCACGGGACGCTCAGCGTGGGGCCGATCCGTTTCGACCCCGCCCAAGGTCGGGTCGTCGTGCGCGGCACGCCCATAGAGCTCACGCCGACGGAGGAGCGCCTCCTCCTCACCTTTCTCCGCCATCCCGGAGAAGTCCTCCCGCGCGAGCGGCTCCTCGCGAGCGTATGGGGGGACGAGGGGGAGGTCGACGAACGCTCGCTCGAGCTGTACATCCACTACCTCCGGAGGAAGCTCAGGCCCTTCGGGCTGGAGCGGGCGATCGAAACCGTTCGGGGGCGCGGCTATCGCCTCCTCCGTTGGGAAGAGGAGGATCGGCCTCTGTGA
- a CDS encoding ABC transporter permease: MLVLEILRMAFRNLSGNPFRTFLTMLGVIIGVASVIALVAVGQGATARVTEQIQGLGSNLIAVNVVGRGSQTSLRLQDVEDWANLPGIAAVAPEVLGQATVKAGTNSVSVPLEGVTPAFAQVRNLAVTEGRFIADLDLSARNRVVLLGANTAKQLFGSFDPLGQEVTLNGTVFTVVGVLAPKGTTLGASNDDRVLIPLTTAERFLQSRGVRTVYVQAASSEEVRVAVDSLRRELLRTFRGDENSFSIFTQEDVLRTIGSVSHTLSLMLGGIAGISLLVGGIGIMNIMLVSVSERTKEIGLRKAIGARRSQILVQFLLESLVLSLVGGFFGVLGGFGIGALLERLLHVPVLIRWPVIGVATLFSLAVGLVFGILPAVRAANLDPIVALRYE, from the coding sequence TTGCTCGTCCTGGAGATCCTGCGGATGGCCTTTCGCAACCTTTCGGGAAACCCGTTCCGCACGTTCCTCACGATGCTCGGGGTGATCATCGGCGTGGCGTCCGTGATCGCCCTCGTAGCCGTGGGGCAAGGAGCGACGGCCCGCGTGACGGAGCAGATCCAGGGACTCGGATCCAACTTGATCGCGGTGAACGTCGTCGGCCGGGGGTCGCAGACGTCTCTAAGGCTCCAAGACGTGGAAGACTGGGCAAACCTCCCCGGGATCGCCGCCGTCGCCCCCGAGGTGTTGGGTCAGGCGACGGTGAAGGCGGGCACGAACAGTGTGAGCGTTCCCCTGGAAGGGGTAACTCCCGCGTTTGCCCAAGTGCGCAATTTGGCGGTGACGGAAGGGCGGTTCATTGCCGACCTCGATCTTTCCGCCCGCAACCGCGTCGTCCTCCTCGGGGCAAACACGGCGAAGCAGCTCTTCGGTTCCTTCGATCCGCTGGGGCAGGAGGTTACGCTCAACGGTACGGTCTTTACCGTCGTCGGCGTCCTCGCCCCGAAAGGGACTACGCTCGGGGCTTCCAACGACGACCGCGTCCTCATCCCTCTCACGACGGCGGAGAGGTTCCTCCAGAGCCGCGGCGTGCGCACGGTGTACGTCCAGGCCGCCTCCTCCGAGGAGGTCCGGGTCGCCGTCGACTCCCTTCGGCGCGAGCTCTTGCGCACCTTCCGCGGCGACGAAAACAGCTTCAGCATCTTCACGCAGGAAGACGTCCTCCGCACGATCGGCTCCGTTTCCCACACGCTGAGCCTCATGCTCGGGGGGATCGCGGGGATCTCCCTCCTCGTAGGCGGGATCGGGATCATGAACATCATGCTCGTATCCGTGAGCGAGCGGACGAAGGAGATCGGCCTGCGGAAGGCGATCGGCGCCCGCCGGAGTCAGATCCTCGTCCAGTTTCTCCTGGAATCCCTCGTCTTGAGCTTGGTGGGCGGGTTCTTTGGCGTGCTCGGGGGGTTTGGCATCGGCGCGCTTCTCGAGCGTCTCCTCCACGTTCCCGTGCTCATCCGCTGGCCGGTGATCGGCGTGGCGACCCTCTTTTCTCTGGCCGTAGGTCTCGTCTTCGGCATCCTTCCCGCGGTCCGTGCGGCCAACCTCGACCCGATCGTCGCCCTCCGCTACGAATGA
- a CDS encoding secondary thiamine-phosphate synthase enzyme YjbQ, which translates to MRKVSVVTREREELVDITAAVAEEVRAAGWETGAVLVYVPHTTAGVLVNEHADPDVARDIVAHLRRVVPRDPSFRHAEGNSDAHIKAVLTGTHVLVPIKGGALQLGRWQGIFFAEWDGPRRREVWLTFLREG; encoded by the coding sequence ATGCGCAAGGTTTCCGTCGTCACCCGCGAACGCGAGGAGCTCGTGGACATCACCGCCGCCGTGGCCGAGGAGGTGCGGGCTGCCGGTTGGGAAACCGGCGCGGTTCTCGTGTACGTGCCGCACACGACGGCGGGGGTCCTGGTAAACGAGCACGCCGATCCCGACGTCGCCCGCGACATCGTCGCCCACCTCCGCCGCGTCGTTCCGCGCGACCCTTCCTTCCGCCACGCGGAGGGGAACAGCGACGCGCACATCAAGGCGGTCCTAACGGGCACCCACGTCCTCGTCCCCATCAAAGGCGGTGCCCTTCAGCTCGGGCGCTGGCAGGGGATCTTTTTCGCGGAGTGGGACGGCCCCCGTCGGCGCGAGGTGTGGCTCACCTTTTTGCGCGAAGGATGA
- a CDS encoding NAD(P)H-hydrate dehydratase yields MASSENEMPPSDRTGDAGRKDERELPCDVRAAFRRPRSVSEVAEWDLNAKWFGVSPLVLMENAGAAVAQVVRERRPKARRIAVFAGSGGNGGDGLVAARHLSAWAEVDVYLCASPDRLRPEDVRVNWELVWNSPFVRTHVCPRAEDAREIARRLDAEEAYDVVVDALLGAGSRGEPREPVRTAIEVIREQRRRGAFVVSVDLPSGYPEARRVEADLAVTFAWDKDAYEKDPFPRVVVPIGYPLDVAFRAGPADVRALVAQPWTRKGERGSVFVLGGSARYPGAPLLAARAAHLLADLVTVSVFAEAPNFPVPHELIPLRLPGKRFTRDHLPALEEALRRAHAVVVGPGLGRHPETICALRRLWPLLAERGIPVVVDADALLAWSRPRSPGEASPKAHLRPFPAVLTPHAGEFRRLAALLGLPPQEDIAQGEGAFSAPPLVAEACTVIELARRARAVVLRKGPVDVVAASDRWAYNTTGDPGMTTAGTGDVLAGLVGGFLARGAAQGLLSTPGKDGEGLAFRAAKAAAFVNGLAGEIAAGERGGPWYTADDVLRSLPVALRRAAEFA; encoded by the coding sequence ATGGCTTCTTCCGAAAATGAGATGCCTCCTTCGGACCGCACCGGCGACGCCGGGCGCAAGGACGAAAGGGAGCTTCCCTGCGACGTGCGGGCGGCATTTCGCCGCCCGCGTTCCGTCTCCGAAGTCGCCGAGTGGGATCTGAACGCAAAGTGGTTCGGCGTCTCCCCCCTCGTCCTCATGGAAAACGCAGGGGCGGCGGTGGCGCAGGTCGTCCGCGAGCGAAGGCCAAAAGCCCGACGCATCGCCGTGTTCGCGGGAAGCGGTGGCAACGGCGGCGACGGCCTCGTCGCCGCGCGCCACCTGAGCGCCTGGGCGGAAGTGGACGTCTACCTGTGCGCCTCCCCCGACCGCCTGCGCCCCGAAGATGTGCGTGTGAACTGGGAACTCGTTTGGAATTCTCCGTTCGTCCGGACGCACGTCTGTCCCCGGGCAGAAGACGCGCGGGAAATCGCCCGCCGCCTCGACGCGGAAGAGGCGTACGATGTCGTGGTCGACGCCCTCCTCGGCGCGGGTTCCCGGGGCGAACCGCGGGAGCCCGTACGCACGGCTATCGAGGTGATCCGCGAACAGAGGCGCCGAGGCGCTTTCGTGGTGAGCGTCGACCTTCCGAGCGGCTACCCCGAAGCCCGGCGCGTGGAGGCGGATCTCGCCGTCACCTTTGCCTGGGATAAAGACGCGTACGAAAAGGACCCTTTCCCGCGCGTCGTCGTCCCCATCGGCTACCCCCTCGACGTCGCCTTCCGCGCGGGACCCGCAGACGTCCGGGCGCTCGTCGCCCAACCGTGGACGCGGAAGGGCGAGCGGGGGAGCGTGTTCGTCTTGGGAGGAAGCGCGCGCTACCCCGGAGCTCCTCTTCTTGCGGCGCGTGCCGCCCACCTCTTGGCCGACCTCGTCACCGTGAGCGTGTTTGCCGAGGCGCCGAACTTCCCCGTGCCGCACGAGCTCATCCCCCTCCGCCTCCCGGGGAAGAGGTTTACGCGCGACCACCTTCCCGCGCTCGAAGAGGCCCTCCGGCGCGCGCACGCCGTAGTCGTCGGTCCCGGACTCGGGCGACACCCCGAGACGATCTGCGCCCTGCGCCGGCTCTGGCCGCTCCTCGCGGAACGCGGAATCCCCGTCGTCGTGGACGCCGACGCACTCCTCGCTTGGAGCCGACCCCGTTCGCCCGGGGAGGCGTCTCCGAAGGCGCACCTCCGTCCCTTTCCCGCCGTCCTCACGCCCCACGCGGGCGAATTCCGCCGCCTCGCCGCCCTCTTGGGGCTCCCCCCGCAGGAAGACATCGCCCAAGGCGAGGGCGCTTTCTCCGCCCCTCCCCTCGTCGCCGAGGCGTGTACCGTCATCGAGTTGGCCCGAAGGGCCCGCGCTGTCGTCCTCCGGAAGGGGCCGGTGGACGTCGTCGCCGCCTCCGACCGCTGGGCGTACAACACGACCGGCGATCCCGGAATGACCACGGCAGGGACGGGAGACGTCCTCGCGGGACTCGTGGGGGGATTCCTCGCCCGTGGGGCCGCACAGGGCCTCCTTTCCACTCCGGGAAAAGACGGGGAAGGCCTAGCCTTCCGCGCCGCAAAGGCAGCCGCCTTCGTAAACGGCCTCGCCGGCGAAATCGCCGCCGGCGAACGCGGAGGTCCCTGGTACACGGCAGACGATGTCCTCCGCTCCCTCCCCGTGGCGCTCCGCCGCGCGGCGGAGTTCGCGTAG
- a CDS encoding sensor histidine kinase, which yields MNVRKRFPAQEEAVLNPEAARMFARTYRNLALGLAASVLLLTAALLVLLVRTTEDAVIRRIDELLQNRAQAIATGHAREVERRPAFTPESGRLFFVYFGDPPQTPLAVRPYDPFSDAARTVLARLAEKNKSALGVSSPVTAPARVELEGEAFRYVLVRLPEGASAASGARNGQAHSRTAGPPSLSPPADSRYALLLYPLAREEEFLANLRRQAFLAGGLFAAVSALLGLIFADRALRPVREAWAAQRRFVADASHELRTPLQVLRLNLERLVRHKDRTVAEEQRTLEVLLGELSRLEHLVGDLLTLAKADADTLAVEKRLVDLADVVRREGEAFRPAFEEKGLSLEVHAEAAPVWGDPERLAQVVAILLDNAVSYTDQGGASVVLAVDKAKKQAILQIDDSGIGIGPEERERAFDRFYRGREARRKKREGSGLGLAVARIIVQAHGGTLRLLPRPEGGTRAELRLPLAPHS from the coding sequence GTGAACGTCCGAAAGCGCTTCCCCGCACAAGAAGAGGCGGTGCTCAACCCCGAGGCCGCGCGCATGTTTGCCCGGACGTACCGCAACCTCGCCCTCGGACTGGCGGCGTCCGTGCTCCTCCTCACCGCGGCACTTCTCGTGCTCCTCGTGCGGACGACGGAAGACGCGGTCATCCGCAGAATCGATGAACTCCTGCAAAACCGGGCTCAGGCCATCGCCACCGGACACGCGAGAGAGGTCGAACGGCGCCCCGCCTTCACCCCCGAGTCGGGGCGCCTGTTCTTCGTGTACTTCGGAGATCCCCCGCAAACCCCCCTCGCCGTCCGGCCCTACGACCCCTTTTCGGACGCCGCGCGAACCGTCCTCGCGCGCCTCGCGGAGAAAAACAAGTCCGCTCTGGGAGTATCCTCCCCTGTGACGGCACCCGCCCGCGTCGAGCTGGAAGGGGAGGCGTTTCGCTACGTCCTCGTCCGCCTCCCCGAAGGGGCTTCCGCTGCGTCGGGCGCGCGAAACGGTCAGGCGCATTCGCGGACGGCAGGGCCGCCTTCCCTCTCCCCTCCCGCCGACTCCCGCTACGCCCTCCTCCTCTACCCCTTGGCACGCGAAGAAGAGTTCCTCGCGAACCTGCGCCGACAGGCGTTCCTCGCCGGTGGCCTCTTTGCGGCGGTATCCGCCCTTTTGGGCCTGATCTTTGCCGACCGCGCCCTACGCCCCGTCCGCGAGGCGTGGGCCGCCCAGAGGCGCTTCGTCGCCGACGCTTCCCACGAACTCCGAACGCCCTTGCAGGTCCTCCGACTCAACCTCGAGCGCCTGGTCCGGCATAAAGACCGCACGGTGGCGGAAGAGCAACGCACCCTCGAGGTCCTCCTCGGCGAGCTCTCCCGCCTCGAGCACCTCGTGGGCGACCTCCTCACGCTTGCCAAAGCGGACGCCGACACGCTCGCCGTAGAAAAGCGCCTCGTCGACCTTGCCGACGTCGTGCGCCGCGAGGGCGAGGCCTTCCGACCGGCCTTTGAGGAAAAGGGCCTTTCTCTGGAGGTGCATGCGGAAGCGGCTCCCGTTTGGGGCGACCCCGAACGCCTCGCCCAAGTCGTCGCCATACTCTTGGACAACGCCGTGAGCTACACGGACCAGGGCGGCGCCTCTGTCGTCCTCGCCGTCGACAAGGCGAAAAAGCAGGCGATCCTTCAGATCGACGACAGCGGCATAGGAATCGGCCCCGAAGAGCGCGAACGCGCCTTCGACCGCTTTTACCGCGGCCGAGAGGCGCGCCGAAAAAAGCGCGAGGGAAGCGGCCTCGGGCTCGCCGTGGCGCGCATCATCGTCCAGGCGCACGGAGGGACGCTCCGCCTCCTTCCCCGGCCCGAAGGAGGAACGCGCGCCGAACTCCGCCTCCCCCTCGCACCTCATTCGTAG
- the hisS gene encoding histidine--tRNA ligase, whose translation MEIRAPRGTEDLFGEDLELVVALEERFREHVRRFGFQEIRTPILEYAELFVRSVGPTTDIVEKEMFTFPDRGGRVLALRPEGTAPVVRAYVNHKLYADLLPVRLAYAGPMFRYERPQAGRQRQFHQLGVEVLGGEGPELDAEVIALGHEFLASLGLGDVRLELSSVGCPVCRPRYLERLREYFLPHRDELCPDCQRRLERNPLRILDCKLDRDKDFVREAPKLFDSLCDDCRRYHEEVAVHLTSLGIPFVVNPHLVRGLDYYVRTAFEWVDASLGAQDAVGGGGRYDGLVAELGGPPHGGIGFALGVERLVLGLKNRGIRLAPPRHVDVYVAAFGGGAARRLPLLFHLRRAGFVALGDADTEKVRTLLRRADRLGARVVVLVGDEEVARGEVAVKDLASGTQEAVREDELVAWLRRHLAQDG comes from the coding sequence GTGGAAATTCGCGCACCCCGGGGAACCGAAGACCTCTTCGGCGAAGATCTCGAGCTCGTCGTCGCCCTCGAAGAGCGCTTTCGCGAGCACGTTCGCCGCTTTGGCTTTCAAGAAATCCGCACGCCGATCTTGGAGTACGCCGAACTTTTCGTCCGCTCCGTCGGGCCGACGACGGACATCGTAGAGAAGGAGATGTTCACCTTTCCCGATCGCGGCGGCCGCGTCCTCGCCCTGCGTCCGGAGGGGACTGCGCCGGTTGTGCGCGCCTACGTAAACCACAAGCTCTATGCCGATTTGCTCCCCGTCCGTCTCGCGTACGCAGGTCCCATGTTCCGCTACGAGCGTCCGCAGGCGGGTCGGCAGCGGCAGTTTCACCAACTCGGTGTGGAAGTTTTGGGGGGAGAGGGTCCGGAGCTCGACGCCGAGGTGATCGCCTTGGGCCACGAGTTTCTCGCGTCGCTCGGGCTCGGCGACGTCCGCCTCGAGCTTTCGAGCGTCGGCTGCCCGGTGTGCCGTCCCCGCTACCTTGAGCGCCTGCGCGAGTACTTTCTTCCGCATCGGGACGAGCTGTGCCCCGACTGTCAGCGGCGGCTCGAACGAAACCCGCTTCGCATTTTGGACTGCAAACTCGACCGCGACAAGGACTTCGTGCGAGAAGCGCCCAAACTCTTCGACTCCCTGTGCGACGATTGCCGGCGGTATCACGAAGAGGTGGCGGTGCACCTCACGTCTTTGGGGATTCCTTTTGTCGTAAATCCCCACCTCGTCCGCGGGTTGGACTACTACGTGCGGACGGCCTTTGAATGGGTCGACGCGTCGCTGGGGGCGCAGGATGCCGTGGGCGGCGGTGGGCGCTACGACGGGCTCGTCGCAGAACTCGGAGGTCCCCCCCACGGCGGCATCGGGTTCGCCTTGGGGGTCGAGCGCCTCGTCCTCGGCCTCAAGAATCGGGGGATCCGGCTCGCACCTCCGCGGCACGTCGACGTGTACGTGGCCGCCTTCGGAGGCGGGGCTGCACGCCGCCTGCCCCTCCTCTTCCACCTGCGCCGCGCGGGCTTTGTGGCGTTGGGGGACGCGGATACCGAGAAGGTGCGGACACTCCTCAGACGTGCGGACCGCTTGGGCGCCCGCGTCGTCGTTCTCGTGGGCGACGAGGAGGTCGCCCGAGGGGAAGTGGCCGTCAAGGACCTCGCGAGCGGTACGCAGGAGGCGGTGCGCGAGGACGAACTCGTCGCCTGGCTCCGCCGCCATCTCGCGCAGGACGGGTAA
- the aspS gene encoding aspartate--tRNA ligase, with protein sequence MPEEHEERVYLGAGERASALVQKTQDAGTLTLADVGRQVVLGGWVHRRRDLGGLIFFDLRDRSGIVQVVVPPDEPEAFRTADRLRAEYVVSVRGRVVARPPETRNPKIPTGDVEVRAEEIVIWNTSRALPFPVADERDVDERVRLRYRYLDLRRESLREAILARARIVDVVRRFLTERGFVEIETPMLSKSTPEGARDFLVPSRLRRGTFYALPQSPQLYKQLLMIAGFERYFQIARCFRDEDLRADRQPEFTQIDIEVSFMSREMFLGIVEEMLAAVVREVRGREIPRPFPRLTYDEAMRRYGTDRPDVRFGLELIDVDEAVREVPSRVFQEALARGGIVRAIRVPDGGERISRKDISAYEELVRGFGAGGLAWLRVEEGGVTGPLAKFFALGHVERLLEATGALPGDLLFFGAGRADVVHASLAALRERLGNDLGFVPEEELAFVWVVDFPLLEVDETEGRLVAKHHPFTRPREEDLPLLATDPLRVRAEAYDVVLNGVELGGGSLRIYRRDVQEAVFRAIGLPEEEVREKFGFFLEALEYGAPPHGGIALGLDRLVALLLGRPSIRDVIAFPKTQSGTDLLMGAPSAVTPRQLEELGIVVVPQEESQEV encoded by the coding sequence ATGCCGGAGGAGCACGAAGAACGGGTATACCTCGGAGCGGGAGAACGGGCGTCGGCACTCGTACAAAAGACCCAAGACGCGGGCACGCTCACCTTGGCCGACGTAGGCCGACAGGTGGTGCTCGGGGGGTGGGTGCACCGCCGGCGGGATTTGGGGGGGCTCATCTTCTTCGACCTGCGCGACCGATCGGGGATCGTCCAGGTGGTCGTTCCTCCCGATGAACCGGAAGCCTTTCGCACGGCAGACCGCCTGCGCGCCGAATACGTCGTCTCCGTGCGCGGACGCGTAGTCGCGCGTCCCCCCGAAACCCGAAACCCCAAGATTCCGACGGGGGACGTGGAGGTACGGGCAGAGGAGATCGTGATCTGGAACACGTCGCGGGCGCTCCCCTTCCCCGTCGCCGACGAACGGGACGTAGACGAGCGCGTGCGTCTCCGCTACCGCTACCTCGACCTGCGGCGCGAGTCCTTGCGCGAGGCGATCCTCGCCCGCGCCCGCATCGTGGACGTCGTCCGCCGCTTCCTCACGGAGCGCGGATTCGTGGAGATCGAAACCCCCATGCTCTCCAAGAGCACCCCCGAGGGTGCCCGCGACTTCCTCGTTCCGAGCCGCCTCCGCCGCGGCACCTTTTACGCGCTCCCTCAGTCGCCCCAGCTCTACAAACAACTTCTCATGATCGCTGGCTTCGAACGGTACTTTCAGATCGCCCGTTGCTTTCGAGACGAAGACCTGCGCGCCGACCGGCAACCGGAGTTTACGCAGATCGACATCGAAGTGAGCTTTATGTCCCGGGAAATGTTTCTCGGGATCGTAGAGGAAATGCTCGCCGCCGTGGTGCGGGAGGTACGTGGCCGCGAAATTCCGCGCCCCTTTCCGCGCCTCACGTACGACGAGGCGATGCGCCGATACGGAACCGACCGACCAGACGTTCGCTTCGGGCTCGAACTCATAGACGTAGACGAGGCCGTCCGCGAAGTTCCGAGCCGGGTGTTTCAAGAGGCGCTCGCCAGGGGAGGGATCGTGCGGGCGATTCGCGTGCCGGACGGGGGGGAGAGGATCAGCCGCAAGGACATCTCCGCCTACGAAGAACTCGTCCGCGGTTTCGGGGCGGGCGGGCTCGCCTGGCTTCGCGTGGAGGAAGGCGGGGTAACCGGGCCGCTTGCGAAGTTCTTCGCGCTGGGGCACGTGGAGCGCCTCCTTGAGGCGACGGGAGCCCTTCCCGGAGATCTCCTTTTCTTCGGCGCGGGGCGGGCGGACGTCGTGCACGCCTCCTTGGCGGCCTTGCGGGAGCGCCTGGGGAACGACCTCGGCTTCGTCCCCGAAGAAGAACTTGCCTTTGTGTGGGTTGTGGACTTTCCGCTCTTGGAAGTGGACGAGACGGAAGGCCGCCTCGTCGCCAAACATCACCCCTTTACCCGACCGCGGGAGGAGGACCTTCCCCTGCTTGCGACGGATCCCCTGCGCGTTCGCGCCGAAGCCTACGACGTCGTCTTGAACGGCGTGGAGCTGGGCGGGGGAAGCCTTCGGATTTATCGGCGCGACGTGCAAGAGGCCGTCTTTCGTGCCATAGGCCTTCCCGAAGAAGAAGTTCGGGAGAAATTCGGCTTCTTTTTGGAAGCCCTCGAGTACGGAGCGCCTCCCCACGGAGGGATCGCCCTCGGACTCGATCGCCTCGTCGCCCTCCTCCTCGGAAGGCCTTCCATTCGCGACGTGATCGCCTTTCCCAAGACGCAGAGCGGTACGGACCTCCTCATGGGTGCTCCGAGCGCGGTCACGCCTCGCCAACTCGAAGAACTCGGAATCGTCGTCGTACCTCAAGAAGAGTCGCAGGAAGTCTGA
- a CDS encoding DNA-3-methyladenine glycosylase, which produces MDERWEPLEEDFWNLPTLEAARHLLGRYLVHETPAGTLVGRIVETEAYLGPDDRAAHSYGGKVTQRNRVMFGPPGYAYVYFIYGMHECLNVVTAEAGVPHAVLIRALEPVAGVAEMARRRGLSPEEVEGRLARGLPEPRLTSGPGRLTQALGITRAHYGHDLRRPPLYLTRGEPVPDRLVGRSPRIGIDYAGEARDYPWRFFLRDNPYVTRFPRRKAEREGGGDADLILRAKR; this is translated from the coding sequence TTGGACGAACGCTGGGAACCGCTCGAAGAGGATTTTTGGAACTTGCCCACGCTCGAGGCAGCACGCCACCTCCTCGGCCGCTACCTCGTCCACGAAACACCCGCGGGAACGCTCGTCGGACGCATCGTGGAAACCGAGGCGTACCTCGGGCCGGACGACCGCGCCGCCCACTCCTACGGCGGCAAGGTGACCCAGCGCAACCGCGTGATGTTTGGCCCGCCTGGGTACGCCTACGTGTACTTCATCTACGGGATGCACGAGTGCCTGAACGTCGTCACCGCGGAGGCGGGTGTGCCCCACGCCGTACTCATCCGCGCCCTCGAACCCGTCGCCGGCGTGGCGGAGATGGCGCGGCGCCGCGGCCTTTCTCCGGAGGAGGTGGAAGGGCGCCTTGCCCGGGGACTTCCCGAACCGCGGCTTACGAGCGGGCCGGGAAGGCTCACGCAGGCCCTCGGCATCACGCGGGCGCACTACGGCCACGACCTGCGTCGTCCACCCCTCTACCTTACGCGCGGCGAGCCGGTGCCCGACCGCCTCGTAGGCCGAAGCCCGCGCATCGGAATCGACTACGCCGGGGAAGCACGGGACTACCCGTGGCGCTTTTTCCTCCGGGACAACCCGTACGTCACGCGCTTCCCCCGACGAAAGGCCGAACGAGAGGGCGGAGGAGATGCGGACCTCATCCTTCGCGCAAAAAGGTGA
- a CDS encoding bifunctional nuclease family protein, translated as MLVPVKIKGIEVDAAMQPVLVLTDAAETRFLPIWIGPFEAFAIGVALKAERPERPLAYDLFLAILSSFQASVRQVVVEQLKDGIFYASLHVEQNGRSFVFDARPSDAVAMAVRTGAPIYVHRRVWETALPGDQLYGTKAEGPADANAKPPEKEGGAEPRPPEKDAKRGKIIDLTALRRNKDLS; from the coding sequence ATGCTCGTCCCCGTAAAGATCAAAGGGATCGAAGTGGACGCCGCCATGCAACCGGTCCTCGTCCTCACGGACGCGGCGGAGACCCGCTTCCTCCCCATTTGGATCGGCCCGTTTGAGGCCTTTGCCATCGGCGTCGCCCTCAAGGCGGAACGGCCGGAACGTCCCCTCGCCTACGACCTTTTCCTGGCAATTCTTTCGAGCTTTCAAGCATCCGTCCGCCAAGTCGTCGTAGAACAGCTGAAAGACGGGATCTTTTACGCATCCCTGCATGTCGAACAAAACGGGAGGAGCTTCGTCTTCGACGCGCGGCCGAGCGACGCCGTGGCGATGGCCGTGCGCACGGGAGCCCCGATTTACGTGCACCGCCGGGTGTGGGAGACGGCACTCCCCGGCGATCAACTCTACGGGACGAAGGCGGAAGGGCCCGCCGACGCCAACGCAAAGCCTCCCGAAAAAGAGGGCGGAGCCGAACCTCGGCCGCCTGAAAAGGACGCAAAGCGGGGCAAGATCATCGACCTGACCGCCCTCCGACGGAACAAGGACCTCTCGTAG